The genomic stretch TACTTGCTCCTGTTCTATTTTTAATAGGAGCAGGAGTCATATTAACAGAAACAATGAAGGATGAAGCACGGATACAAAAGTTTCCGGTGGCAATTGTTGATGAAGATGATACGCTTCAAACAGAATACGTCATCAAACAGTTAACGGAAAGTGAACAGCTAAGCTCACTTATCAATCCTGTTTATCCAACAAAAGCAGAAGCACAACAAATGCTGTCCAAAAACGACATTGCAGCGCTTGTTGTGTTACCAGATGGATTTAGTCATTCAATTGCAACGGGAGAAAACATGCCTCTTGTTGTAGTGGGGAATAAAAACAAGCCGCTTCAAGCTCAGCTGTTTCGCTATGTGATGGATAGCGCAGCTGACTATACATCAGCTGCTCAAAGCGGAATTAATACAATTGATCACTTTCTACAAGAAGAAGGAGCCAGCACGGCAGAGAGACAAGCTGAATTTCGTCGTAGCCTTCTTTCGTTTGGGCTTCATGTTCTTGATCGAGGAAGCGTGTTTGAAGAACGAATAGCAACATCTTTGTTTCAGCAAGATATGAAGCAGTATTATATTCTATCATTCTTTTTATTACTGCTTATGATTTGGACCTACAGCAGCCTGCTTTTTGTAAAGGGACTTCATTCACATGCAGTGCTTAAGCGCATGCAGACTCACGGAGTATCCTCACTACACGTTCACCTTGCCCAGTTTAGCTGTATGTTCTTACTCGTTTTCGTTTTATCGCTAGGATTATACGCAGTAGGAATAGAGAAGCTGGGTTTGTCACTATCGTACACGTGGGGTCAACTGGTTGGCAGCGTTGCCGCTAGTGCATTCGCATTTTTAGCAACGTTTGCGCTCTTACAAGTTATCTTTACGAGTGAAAAGATGTATCAGCTAGTAGGCATTCTTTTCCTTGCTGCAGCCTCTCTTGTAGGCGGGCATATTTTACCTAGCGTTTATTTACCAGAGTGGTTGCTACCCCTTCAGGCCTGGTCGGTTAACGCTTGGTCGCTGCAAATGATGTTTGGTTTATTCGGAGGCTATGAGTCGGTAGACTGGTCGGAATCCATGACTTGGCTTGTGGTTTACGGGCTCACTGCTTTCAGTTTGTCTCTCCTCTGGACGGCACTGTTTCAAAAAAGGAGAGTGAGCCTATGAATCTCATGATGGAAAAGCTAAAGGGGATTATCCGAAAGCCATTTTTACTTATACTTCTTCTGGTGGTGCCTGCTGCAGGTGCTTATGTAGGCCAAATGTTTCTTCAAAACGTTGAGAACGATGTGAAAATTCCAGTTGCCATTGCAGATGAAGATCAAAGTGAGTTTTCCAAACAAGTAATTCAGCGGGTTGCTACGAATGAGAGAATCAAATTGACAGCTACAACGGCGGATGAAGGAGAGAAACAGCTGCTTCGAAACGAAGTTGATAGTTTATTTATCATTCGAGAAGGCTTTATGGACAATATTAAAAAAGAAGATTATGAAGAAACGATTGAGCTGGTGAAAATGCCAGCATCAGTTGCTACGAGCGTTGTAGAAGAAGTGATTGCCAGTGAGGTAACGCGCTTATCAAGTAACAGTAAAGCAGCTATTCAAGTAGAACGCCTGTATGAACGCTATCGTTGGAAAAAGCCCGCGACTCTATGGGAAGATGCGTATCGCTATACGGACGAGCAGTGGAAGCCGGAACCGTTAATGACCATTCAATATGTGACTGATGGACAAGAAGGTGCACAACCAGATCAAAAACAACAGATTATAAATCGCTCTGTTCCGCTGTGGGGCTTTTTGACGCTTATTGTTTCGCTTATGGCAATGGAATGGGTTCTAAAGGAAAAAGGGCCTATTTTTAAGCGAATGAAGACCGTTCCAAAAGGTATTATGTCTTATGTAAATCAATCGGTAGCAGCATACGGGTTTATTTTGATTATCCAAACAATCCTGAGCTTTTTCTTCTTTTTGAAAATCGGAGCGGTGACAGATAGCAGAGTGCTGTTGCTAATGCTCCTATATCTCTGCTTTTGCTTAGCTTTTAGCTTTTGGTTAGCTACGGAATCGCGTCATATCGGTCGCTACTACATCGCAGGATTGTTACTTGCCATGATGTTCAGTATTATCGGGGGAGTATTTTTTCCAATCAGTGACATAGCGGAGCAGCTAAGCACAATTGCTACATGGCTTCCTCAGCATCTATTGGTTACGCAGCAGCTTGTACTTGCTAAAGAGCTTTGGATGCAGCTTGGAACAATACTAGTCATCACCATTTTATTGTGGTTAAAAGCAGTGTGGAATGTGAGGTCGATTACATGATTTCAATTGAAAAAGTAAGTAAGCGTTACGGAAGAAAAAAATCATTAAATAAAGTATCTTTGCATGTGAAAAAAGGTGAGGTGCTTGGGCTATTAGGACCAAACGGTGCTGGTAAGTCTACGCTTTTATCTATTTTAGCAACGCTTACTAAGCCTTCTAGCGGCGAAGTGGTCATCAACGGTCAGCGATTAAAAAAAGCTAAAAAGCACATTCGTAATCAAATTGGCTACGTCCCGCAAGATATTGCGCTGTGGGAAGAGCTAACGGTAAAAGAAAACATGCGACTGTGGAGCAAAATGACGGGGCGATCGGTATCAGATGATGAGCTCAAAACGCTTTGTAAGTCCGTACAGCTAGAGGGGAAATGGAGCGAAAAAGTTCAAAGCCTATCAGGGGGAATGAAGCGAAAGCTCAATATTGCTGTTGCGCTCATTCATAAACCGGCGATTTTACTTATGGACGAGCCGACGGTTGGAATTGATTTGCAGTCGAAAATGGAGATTGGCAGATACATTCAAAAGCTTACGAGAGAAGGAAAAACAGTCATTTATATTACGCATGACTTAAATGAAATTCTCGGTTTATGTCACCGGTTTGCTGTGTTAAAAGAAGGAGAAATACAGTTTATCGGTACGATGGAAGAAGCGAGAAGCGCAACAAGACAAAACAGTGACGAAGCGGTTATCTATCAGCTCCTTCATCCAGCGGTGCAGCGCGGTTATTAGAACCACTACCTAATAAAAAAGAGAAATGAAGAGTAAAAGTGTCTAAGTGAAAAACTTAGGCACTTTTTTTACAGAACCTTCTAAAATTGTGTCGAAATTAAGATTGTGAAATTGTGAACAAACTTTAACAAAATGGTGAACTGTATGGTCAACTATAAAAGAAGTTTTTATACTAAGGGCTACAATCTGCTAAGAGAAGGGAGAATTCTCTTCATACATAAAGGAGGAAATGTTTGTGTTTGAGTATGATCCGGTCTTGTATAGTCGAATCTTAACCGGTTTAACACTAGCTGTGCATACGATTTTCTCAACATTAGGAGTCGGAGTTCCGCTCTTGATTGCACTTGCTGAATGGATAGGAATTAAACGAAACGATGAGCACTACCACTTACTTGCTAGAAGATGGGCACGCGGATATAT from Bacillus sp. 1780r2a1 encodes the following:
- a CDS encoding ABC transporter permease — translated: MKIFFYLCSFTWKSMLKNWKSFSLLLLAPVLFLIGAGVILTETMKDEARIQKFPVAIVDEDDTLQTEYVIKQLTESEQLSSLINPVYPTKAEAQQMLSKNDIAALVVLPDGFSHSIATGENMPLVVVGNKNKPLQAQLFRYVMDSAADYTSAAQSGINTIDHFLQEEGASTAERQAEFRRSLLSFGLHVLDRGSVFEERIATSLFQQDMKQYYILSFFLLLLMIWTYSSLLFVKGLHSHAVLKRMQTHGVSSLHVHLAQFSCMFLLVFVLSLGLYAVGIEKLGLSLSYTWGQLVGSVAASAFAFLATFALLQVIFTSEKMYQLVGILFLAAASLVGGHILPSVYLPEWLLPLQAWSVNAWSLQMMFGLFGGYESVDWSESMTWLVVYGLTAFSLSLLWTALFQKRRVSL
- a CDS encoding ABC transporter permease; translated protein: MNLMMEKLKGIIRKPFLLILLLVVPAAGAYVGQMFLQNVENDVKIPVAIADEDQSEFSKQVIQRVATNERIKLTATTADEGEKQLLRNEVDSLFIIREGFMDNIKKEDYEETIELVKMPASVATSVVEEVIASEVTRLSSNSKAAIQVERLYERYRWKKPATLWEDAYRYTDEQWKPEPLMTIQYVTDGQEGAQPDQKQQIINRSVPLWGFLTLIVSLMAMEWVLKEKGPIFKRMKTVPKGIMSYVNQSVAAYGFILIIQTILSFFFFLKIGAVTDSRVLLLMLLYLCFCLAFSFWLATESRHIGRYYIAGLLLAMMFSIIGGVFFPISDIAEQLSTIATWLPQHLLVTQQLVLAKELWMQLGTILVITILLWLKAVWNVRSIT
- a CDS encoding ABC transporter ATP-binding protein encodes the protein MISIEKVSKRYGRKKSLNKVSLHVKKGEVLGLLGPNGAGKSTLLSILATLTKPSSGEVVINGQRLKKAKKHIRNQIGYVPQDIALWEELTVKENMRLWSKMTGRSVSDDELKTLCKSVQLEGKWSEKVQSLSGGMKRKLNIAVALIHKPAILLMDEPTVGIDLQSKMEIGRYIQKLTREGKTVIYITHDLNEILGLCHRFAVLKEGEIQFIGTMEEARSATRQNSDEAVIYQLLHPAVQRGY